The Mycolicibacterium smegmatis genome has a window encoding:
- the rplI gene encoding 50S ribosomal protein L9, whose protein sequence is MKLILTAEVEHLGAAGDTVEVKDGYGRNYLLPRGLAIVASRGAERQAEEIRRARESKVIRDIEHANELKTALEGLGDVTLSVNAAGDTGKLFGSVTAADVVNAIKKAGGPNLDKRTVQLAKAHIKSVGSYPVTVKLHTGVEAKVSLNVVAQ, encoded by the coding sequence ATGAAGCTGATTCTCACCGCCGAGGTTGAGCACCTGGGTGCCGCCGGCGACACCGTCGAGGTCAAGGACGGCTACGGCCGTAACTACCTGCTGCCGCGCGGGCTGGCCATCGTCGCCTCCCGTGGGGCCGAGCGTCAGGCCGAGGAGATCCGCCGCGCTCGCGAGTCCAAGGTCATCCGCGACATCGAGCACGCCAACGAGCTCAAGACCGCGCTCGAGGGCCTGGGCGACGTCACGCTGTCGGTCAACGCGGCCGGCGACACCGGCAAGCTGTTCGGTTCCGTCACCGCTGCCGACGTCGTGAACGCGATCAAGAAGGCCGGTGGCCCGAACCTCGACAAGCGCACGGTGCAGTTGGCCAAGGCGCACATCAAGTCGGTCGGCTCCTATCCGGTGACCGTCAAGCTGCACACCGGCGTGGAAGCCAAGGTGTCGCTGAACGTCGTCGCGCAGTAG